From Nitratidesulfovibrio sp.:
GGCCGCCTTCGTCGAAATCTGCGTCTTCCTGTTCTTCCTCGTGCTTGCCCTGGTCTATTTCCGCGCCAAGGGGGTGTTCACATGGCCGCGCAAGATTGCCCTGTAAGGCCCCCGCTCATCGCGCCGGCCACGGGCGGAATTGATGCACCCATCGTCAACGTGGCGCCGGTGCAGAAAATCCTGGACGTGTGCCGGGCCATGTCGCTGTGGCCCATGACCTTCGGCCTGGCCTGCTGCGCCATCGAAATGATGGCGGTGGGCATGGCCCGGTTCGACATCTCGCGCTTCGGGGCCGAAGTGTTCCGCCCCTCGCCGCGCCAGTCGGACCTGATGATCGTGGCGGGCACCGTCACCCGCAAGATGGCCCCGGCGCTGGTGCGCCTGTATGAACAGATGCCCGCGCCGCGCTATGTCATGGCGCTGGGCAACTGCGCCATCTCCGGCGGGCCGTTCAACTTCGAGGGGCAGTACGCCATCGTCGAAGGCGTGGACAACCTGGTGCCCGTGGACGTGTACGTGCCCGGCTGCCCGCCCCGACCGGAAGCGCTGCTGGAAGGATTGTTCCAGATCCAGCACAAGATCACCGGTCGCCGCTGGTGGCCCGTGCCCGCCGAAATCTCCGGATCCATGGGGGGTGGCGCATGACGCCCGATACGGCTTCCGTCACCCCCGACGTGCTGCTGGCCCCGCTGGACCCCGCCTACCTTGCCGATGAAAACCCGGCCCGCACCGGCCTGCGCTGGTCCGCCTTCCTGTCCGCAGACGCCCTGCCCCGCGCCGCAGCCTTGCTGCTGGAAGCGGGCTGGCACCTGGAGGACATCTGTGGCCTAGACGTGCGCGAAGGGCTGATGGCGGTGTACCACTTCGACCGCATGACATCCCCGGGCCGCCTGGCCATCCGGGTGCTGGCGGACCGCGAAACCCCGGTGCTGCCCTCCATTGCCGACATCTACCAGGGCGCGGAATGGCACGAGCGGGAAACCGCCGACTTCTACGGCATCGCCTTCACCGGCAATCCCAACTCCATGCCGCTGCTGCTGCCCGAAGGCATGCAGGGCCACCCCCTGCTGAAGGACGCCGCCGCCCGCGCGCCGCTGGCCGCCCTGCTGGCCGCGCAAGGCCGCGAGGACACCGTGCTGCGCAAGGCCGAGGGGTTCACCCTGCTGGAACCGGCAGAGGACGCCAAGCCCGCCAAACCGGCCAAGGCAAAGGCCGCCGCAACCGAGGAGGGCGCAGACAATGCATAGCACCGAGACCCTTCGGTCGCACGGTCCCGCCTGTCCCGCCGCCTCGGCGGACGGAGGCTGCGCCGACGACCAGATCGCGGGCGACGGCTACACCTGCCACTTCGAGCAGGGGGCCCGCCCGGAATCGCTCATCCTGAACATGGGGCCGCAGCACCCGTCCACCCACGGCGTGCTGCGCGTGCTTCTGGAACTGGACGGCGAATACATCGTCCGGGCCGAGCCTGTCCTTGGCTACCTGCACCGCATGCACGAGAAGATGGCCGAGGTGAAAACCCCCGCCCAGTTCATGCCCAACATGGGCCGGGTGGACTACCTGCACGCCCTGGCCTGGAACTGGGCCTACGTGGGCGCGGTGGAAAAACTGGCGGGCATCGAGATTCCCGAACGGGCCGAGTACCTGCGGGTAATCACCTGCGAGCTGAACCGCATCTCGTCGCACCTTCTGTGGTGGGGCGCCTACCTGCTGGACCTGGGGGCCTTCACCCCCATCATGTACGCCTTCGACGACCGCGAAATGCTGCTGGACCTGTTGCAGCTCATGACCGGCTCGCGCCTGACGTACAGTTCGTTCCGCTTCGGCGGGGTGTACACCGACGCCAGCCCCGCCTTCGTGCAGGGGGTGCGCCAGTTCGTCCCGCACCTGCGTTCGCGCCTGCCCATGTACACCGCGCTGGTGACGGAAAACATCATCCTGCGCCGCCGCATAGAAGAAGTGGGCGTCATCCCGCAGGACATGGTCGCCCGCTACGGGGCCAGCGGCCCGGTGGCGCGCGGCAGCGGCATTGCCTACGACGTGCGCCGGGCGGAACCGTACTCGGTGTACGACCGCTTCGACTACGAGATTCCCTTGCGCCACGAGGAATGCTCCATGGCCCGGTACATGGTGCGCATGGCCGAGATCGAGCAGAGCCTGCGCATCATCGAGCAGGCCGTCGAAAGCCTGCCCGATGGCGAGCACATGCACCCCAAGGCCCCCAAGCCCAGCTTCAAGCTGCCCGCCGGCGAATCGTACTTCGCGGTGGAAGGGGCACGCGGCAAGATCGGCGTATGGATCGCCAGCGACGGCGGCAAGACGCCCTATCGCGTCAAGCTGCGCGCGCCGGGCTTCTCCAACCTGGCCCTGTTCGCCGAATGCGCGCGGGGCACCCTGCTGGCCGACGCCGTTGCCATCCTTGGCAGCCTCGACATGGTCATCCCCGAAATCGACAGGTAGGCCGCCATGAATGCAACCATCTCCTTCGATTCCGTGCTGCACGTGGTGCTCGCGCTGGTGGGCGTGGCCGTCTTCGTGGGGCTGAACGGGCTTCTGCTCGTCTACGCCGAACGCAAGGTGGCGGGCTTCATCCAGCGCCGCCCCGGCCCCTACGAAGTGGGGCCGCAAGGCATATTGCAGGCCGTGGCCGACGCCCTGAAGCTGATCGGCAAGCAACTGGTACGCCCGGACAGGGCAGACCCGCTGCTGTTCTGGATGGCCCCGGTACTGGCCTTCTTTCCCGTGCTGCTGCTGTTTCTGCCCATTCCCTTCAGCCCGCTGCTCACCGGGTGGGACGTGAACCTCGGCCTGCTGCTCATCCTCGCCTTTGCCGGGTTCAACGTGCTGGCCCTGTTGCTTGCGGGGTGGGGTTCCAACAACAAGTACGGCCTGCTCGGCGCGGCCCGCGCCGTGGCCCAGTCCGTGGCCTATGAAATCCCCCTGCTGCTGGCCGTGCTGGCCATCGCCTTCCAGGAAGGCACGCTGAGCCTTTCCGCCATCGTGGGCGGGCAGGGCGGCATGCCGTGGCAGTGGAACATCGCCGTGCAGCCGCTGGCGTTCCTGATCTTCTTCGTCAGCGCGCTTGGCGAGACCAACCGCGCCCCCTTCGACCTGCCCGAGGCCGAATCGGAACTGACCGCAGGCTTCCACACCGAATATTCGGGCATGGGCTTCGGCATGTTCTTCCTGGCCGAGTACGCCAACATGATCGTGGCGTGCAGCGTGTGCACCGTGCTGTTCCTGGGCGGGTGGAAAGGCCCGTTCCTGGACGGCGCGTGGTGGTTCCTGGCCAAGGTGTACGGCCTGCTGCTGTCCATGATGTGGTTCCGCTGGACGTACCCGCGCGTGCGCTTCGACCAGCTGCTGAACCTGAACTGGCGGTGGCTGCTGCCCCTCGGCGTGCTGAACCTGCTGGCGACCGCGTTCGTCATGAAGCTGTAGGAAAGGGGGAATCGCCCAATGGCATCGATCTTCCGCACCATCGCCGACCTGTGGAGCCTTGTGGTGGGCCTTGGCATCACCGGCAAGGAATTCTGCAAGCCCGGCGTCACCGTGCACTATCCCCGGGCAGAGGTAACGCCGGAAGCGGCCGCCTCGTTCCGGGGGCCCATAGAACTCATCGGGCTGGACAAGGACCCGGCAAAGCCCAAGTGCATCGCCTGCATGCTGTGCGTGTCGGCCTGCCCCAGCAACTGCATAACCGTCACCCGCGCTCCCACCCCCAAGCCCACGCCCGAGGAACTGAAGGCCATGGCAGAGGCGGAAGCGCGCGGCGAAAAGCCCAAGAAGCCCGCGCCGCCCAAGGCGCCCGGCACCTGGGCCTACGACTTCTCGCTGTGCAGCCTGTGCGGCAGCTGCGTGGAGGCGTGCCCGGTGGATTCCATCGGCTTCTCGCACGACATCTACATGGTGGGGACCAAACGCGAGGACTTCGTGTTCGACCAGTTGGCGCGCCTTGCCCGCAAGGCGGCGGCCCGCAAGCCGGAACCGAAGCCCGCCGCGAAGGCCGCGCCCGAGGCGGCCACGGCACCGGCCGCACCCGTCGCCGCGCCCTCCGAACCCGGCACCGCAACCCCCGCAAGCGAGGCGTGACATGGAAACATTGGCAATCCTCGCCTTCGGTTTCTACTTCCTGGTCATCGTGGTCGGCTGTTTCATGGCCGTGGGCTGCGCCAGCCTGGTGCGGGCCCTGGTGGGCCTTGTGGCCACGCTGCTGGGCGTGGCGGGCATGTACCTGCTGCTCAACGCGCCGTTCATGGCCTTCATGCAGATCCTCATCTACGTGGGCGCCATCTGCGTGCTGATCTTCTTCGCGCTGATGCTGGCCCGGGCCGACGCGGGCGGCGACGAGGCGGACCCCGCCCCTGCCGCGCGCACCTTCAAGGGCGTGCTGGCGGCCATGCTGCCCGGCGCGCTGCTGGCCCCCATCCTGATGCTGCACCCCACGGCATCAAGGCTGGTTCCGGCAGAGGTTCCGCTGGCCGAGCTTGGCCGCAGGCTGATGGAGGACTACGTGCTGCCCTTCGAACTGATCTCGGTGGTCCTGCTCATCTCCATGGCCGGGGCCGTGCTGCTCGTCTGGGAAAGGAGGGACAAGTGAAACCGCTCGTGCTCTACCAACTGGCCTCCCTCGTGCTGCTGGGCGCGGGCCTAGCGGGGCTGGTCAAGCGGCGCACCCTGGTGGGCATGCTCATTGCCGTGGAGCTGATGCTCAACGGCGCGGGGCTGTCCATCGTGGCCGCCACCCAGCTCACCGGGGCCGACGCCACCCTCGGCCAACTGGCCACGCTGCTGGTCATGGGCCTTGCCGCCGCTGAAGCCACCGTGGCCCTGGCCGCCATCGTCGTGGTGTTCCGCCGTTTCGGCACCACCCGCACCGACGCCCTGGCAACCCTGAGGGAGCAGCAGTGATGACCGTGCCCAACACCATAGAATCCGCAAGCCTGCTCATTCCGCTGCTGATCACCCTGGTCGCGCCCTTCGCCATCATGCTGGCGCGCGGCAACGCCAACCGGCGCGAGGCCGTGTCGTTCATCGCCGCCGCGCTCACCTTCGTTTCGGTGCTGCAACTGGCGCCGGGGGTGCTTTCCGGGGTCATCTACACCTACACCGTCACCACCATCTTGCCCGGCGTCAGCCTGACCCTGTGCGCCGACGGCCTGGGCATGATCTTCGCGCTCATCGCCACCTTCCTGTGGGGCTTCGCCACCAGCTACAACATCGGGTACATGCGCGGGCTGAACGAACACGCCCAGACGCGCTACTACACCTGTTTCGCGGTGGCCATCTTCGGCGCGGTGGGCGTGGCCTTCTCGGCCACGGTGTTCACCCTGTACCTGTTCTACGAGGTGATCACCGTCTTCACCTACCCGCTCGTCGCGCACCACCAAGACGCGGAGGGCTTTGCCGGGGCGCGCAAGTACCTCGTGTACCTCATGGGCACCTCCAAGCTGTTCCTGCTGCCCGCCATGATCCTGACCTACGTGCTTACCGGCACGCTGGACATGCGCCTTGGCGACGTGCTGAACGGCATGTTCCCGCCCGACGTCATCGCCGCGCATCCCAACCTGGTGCGGGTGACCTACGTGCTGTACATCGCGGGCCTGGCCAAGGCGGCCCTGGCCCCGTTCCACAACTGGCTGCCCTCGGCCATGGTGGCCCCCACGCCCGTCTCGGCCCTGCTGCACGCGGTGGCCGTGGTCAAGGCGGGGGTGTTCTCCGTGAGCCGGATCATCCTTTCCGGCTTCGGGGTGCAGGCCATGGACACGCTGGGCCTTGGCCTGCCCACGGCGTGGCTGGCGGCCTTCACCATCATCGGGGCCTCGCTCATCGCCCTGACCAAGGACGACATCAAGGCCCGGCTGGCCTATTCCACGGTCAGCCAGCTCTCGTACGTGATCATCGGGGTGGCCCTGCTGACGCCGTCCGCCGTGCAGGGCGGGCTGATGCACATCCCCCACCACGCCTTCTCCAAGATCACCCTGTTCTTCGGCGCCGGGGCCATCTACGTGGCCACGCACATCAAGAAGATCAGCCAGATGAACGGCCTTGGCCGCCGCATGCCGTGGACCTTTGGGGCGTTTGCCCTGGCGTCCCTTTCCATGATCGGCATGCCGCCGGTGTGCGGCTTCGTCTCCAAGTGGTACATCGTCAACGGTTCGCTCCAGGCCGGGCAGACCGCCCTGCTGGTGGCCCTCTTGCTGTCCACCCTGCTCAACGCGGGCTACTTCGTGCCCATCTTCTACCGGGCGTTCATGCTGCCGCCCGCTCCGGACGCCAACATCGAACAGTACGGCGAAGCCCCCGCAACCATGGTCATACCGCTGTGCCTGACCGGGGCCATATCGCTGCTGCTGGGCCTGTACCCGCAGGTGTTCCTGAACTTCATCCAGGCGTTCGGCCACTTCTAGGAGCGCACCATGAACGGACTCGGAGCATTCCTTGAACGCCAGCGCGAACTGCG
This genomic window contains:
- a CDS encoding 4Fe-4S binding protein — translated: MASIFRTIADLWSLVVGLGITGKEFCKPGVTVHYPRAEVTPEAAASFRGPIELIGLDKDPAKPKCIACMLCVSACPSNCITVTRAPTPKPTPEELKAMAEAEARGEKPKKPAPPKAPGTWAYDFSLCSLCGSCVEACPVDSIGFSHDIYMVGTKREDFVFDQLARLARKAAARKPEPKPAAKAAPEAATAPAAPVAAPSEPGTATPASEA
- a CDS encoding NADH-quinone oxidoreductase subunit C — encoded protein: MTPDTASVTPDVLLAPLDPAYLADENPARTGLRWSAFLSADALPRAAALLLEAGWHLEDICGLDVREGLMAVYHFDRMTSPGRLAIRVLADRETPVLPSIADIYQGAEWHERETADFYGIAFTGNPNSMPLLLPEGMQGHPLLKDAAARAPLAALLAAQGREDTVLRKAEGFTLLEPAEDAKPAKPAKAKAAATEEGADNA
- a CDS encoding monovalent cation/H+ antiporter subunit D family protein; the encoded protein is MTVPNTIESASLLIPLLITLVAPFAIMLARGNANRREAVSFIAAALTFVSVLQLAPGVLSGVIYTYTVTTILPGVSLTLCADGLGMIFALIATFLWGFATSYNIGYMRGLNEHAQTRYYTCFAVAIFGAVGVAFSATVFTLYLFYEVITVFTYPLVAHHQDAEGFAGARKYLVYLMGTSKLFLLPAMILTYVLTGTLDMRLGDVLNGMFPPDVIAAHPNLVRVTYVLYIAGLAKAALAPFHNWLPSAMVAPTPVSALLHAVAVVKAGVFSVSRIILSGFGVQAMDTLGLGLPTAWLAAFTIIGASLIALTKDDIKARLAYSTVSQLSYVIIGVALLTPSAVQGGLMHIPHHAFSKITLFFGAGAIYVATHIKKISQMNGLGRRMPWTFGAFALASLSMIGMPPVCGFVSKWYIVNGSLQAGQTALLVALLLSTLLNAGYFVPIFYRAFMLPPAPDANIEQYGEAPATMVIPLCLTGAISLLLGLYPQVFLNFIQAFGHF
- the nuoH gene encoding NADH-quinone oxidoreductase subunit NuoH codes for the protein MNATISFDSVLHVVLALVGVAVFVGLNGLLLVYAERKVAGFIQRRPGPYEVGPQGILQAVADALKLIGKQLVRPDRADPLLFWMAPVLAFFPVLLLFLPIPFSPLLTGWDVNLGLLLILAFAGFNVLALLLAGWGSNNKYGLLGAARAVAQSVAYEIPLLLAVLAIAFQEGTLSLSAIVGGQGGMPWQWNIAVQPLAFLIFFVSALGETNRAPFDLPEAESELTAGFHTEYSGMGFGMFFLAEYANMIVACSVCTVLFLGGWKGPFLDGAWWFLAKVYGLLLSMMWFRWTYPRVRFDQLLNLNWRWLLPLGVLNLLATAFVMKL
- a CDS encoding NADH-quinone oxidoreductase subunit D (Catalyzes the transfer of electrons from NADH to quinone), with product MHSTETLRSHGPACPAASADGGCADDQIAGDGYTCHFEQGARPESLILNMGPQHPSTHGVLRVLLELDGEYIVRAEPVLGYLHRMHEKMAEVKTPAQFMPNMGRVDYLHALAWNWAYVGAVEKLAGIEIPERAEYLRVITCELNRISSHLLWWGAYLLDLGAFTPIMYAFDDREMLLDLLQLMTGSRLTYSSFRFGGVYTDASPAFVQGVRQFVPHLRSRLPMYTALVTENIILRRRIEEVGVIPQDMVARYGASGPVARGSGIAYDVRRAEPYSVYDRFDYEIPLRHEECSMARYMVRMAEIEQSLRIIEQAVESLPDGEHMHPKAPKPSFKLPAGESYFAVEGARGKIGVWIASDGGKTPYRVKLRAPGFSNLALFAECARGTLLADAVAILGSLDMVIPEIDR
- the nuoK gene encoding NADH-quinone oxidoreductase subunit NuoK, which codes for MKPLVLYQLASLVLLGAGLAGLVKRRTLVGMLIAVELMLNGAGLSIVAATQLTGADATLGQLATLLVMGLAAAEATVALAAIVVVFRRFGTTRTDALATLREQQ
- a CDS encoding NADH-quinone oxidoreductase subunit B family protein; translated protein: MAAQDCPVRPPLIAPATGGIDAPIVNVAPVQKILDVCRAMSLWPMTFGLACCAIEMMAVGMARFDISRFGAEVFRPSPRQSDLMIVAGTVTRKMAPALVRLYEQMPAPRYVMALGNCAISGGPFNFEGQYAIVEGVDNLVPVDVYVPGCPPRPEALLEGLFQIQHKITGRRWWPVPAEISGSMGGGA
- a CDS encoding NADH-quinone oxidoreductase subunit J, whose product is METLAILAFGFYFLVIVVGCFMAVGCASLVRALVGLVATLLGVAGMYLLLNAPFMAFMQILIYVGAICVLIFFALMLARADAGGDEADPAPAARTFKGVLAAMLPGALLAPILMLHPTASRLVPAEVPLAELGRRLMEDYVLPFELISVVLLISMAGAVLLVWERRDK